In Hallerella succinigenes, the following are encoded in one genomic region:
- a CDS encoding xanthine phosphoribosyltransferase has product MNFLEAKILADGVVKPGNVLKVDSFLNHQIDIRLMKKIGEEIKRRFSDVEFNKVLTIESSGIAIASAVAYVNEIPVVFAKKGQTVNSTDDKYVAKAYSFTHKKYNEIFVSKPYVKPTDKILIVDDFLADGEASAALIDLVKQAHAELVGVGIAIEKGMQPGGAKLRAAGVRLESLAIVESMDAESGFIQFREQES; this is encoded by the coding sequence ATGAATTTTCTAGAAGCAAAGATCCTTGCCGATGGCGTTGTCAAGCCCGGCAACGTTTTGAAAGTTGACAGTTTCTTGAATCATCAAATCGATATTCGACTGATGAAAAAAATCGGTGAAGAAATCAAGCGCCGGTTTTCGGATGTGGAATTCAATAAGGTTTTGACGATCGAATCGAGCGGAATCGCAATTGCCTCCGCTGTCGCCTATGTGAACGAAATCCCGGTGGTCTTTGCAAAAAAAGGTCAGACGGTGAACAGCACCGATGACAAGTATGTGGCAAAGGCTTATTCCTTTACGCATAAAAAGTATAACGAAATCTTTGTTTCGAAGCCTTATGTAAAGCCCACGGATAAGATTTTGATCGTGGACGATTTTTTGGCGGATGGCGAAGCGAGTGCCGCCTTGATCGATCTTGTCAAGCAGGCTCATGCTGAACTGGTGGGCGTGGGAATTGCCATCGAAAAGGGAATGCAGCCGGGCGGTGCAAAGCTCCGGGCGGCAGGCGTTCGACTCGAATCCTTGGCCATTGTCGAAAGTATGGATGCGGAAAGCGGCTTTATCCAGTTCCGTGAACAGGAATCTTAA